From the genome of Aspergillus chevalieri M1 DNA, chromosome 8, nearly complete sequence, one region includes:
- a CDS encoding putative C6 transcription factor (COG:K;~EggNog:ENOG410PGSE;~InterPro:IPR036864,IPR007219,IPR001138;~PFAM:PF00172,PF04082;~TransMembrane:1 (o503-521i);~go_function: GO:0000981 - DNA-binding transcription factor activity, RNA polymerase II-specific [Evidence IEA];~go_function: GO:0003677 - DNA binding [Evidence IEA];~go_function: GO:0008270 - zinc ion binding [Evidence IEA];~go_process: GO:0006351 - transcription, DNA-templated [Evidence IEA];~go_process: GO:0006355 - regulation of transcription, DNA-templated [Evidence IEA]), translated as MRSSIACARCRRSKIKCVNAGIDTTCRACESSGRDCVYPTPAISVGGAAAIKRDHGTLLDGEVINGDIDSPKRQRSRKSVSSAAKDASKSALDALDSSILTVKVWEAVFDLFQSHYATLLPFLHPATFLGQIRQLSHNSQPSPLSNVTTNVNSSNAPQDNNRDHSQSPPLPKPELNPLIPLGVLALTARFHPQLVAYHSPSSAGNPSNPFVASEFYANALRSRLAGLDGASLAAPDLTRVQALLMLALHEWSMCRGKSAWLYVGMAIRMSQAMGLPFELENELPARDGPRSPGGFRTDSKEQTSDDVIAQETKRRTFWACFTLDRCLSSGKYRPRMIRAKKLGIQLPSDNAFAFGERVRTSRLNEPIMRRPQSFGAQGVQIPSIRQSLGGLGDEKLQTNGPSDAMAWSPISRRKDSTEEEIDRWEIGAEESVLSRVIRITRVWGSIAKWSCSGRRAEQYPPWHPDSRFAKLRLILNEFQDSLSRNLQYSPRNTDTHIMYKNTLASYMVMHVVFFLSVIVLHRANLPFLPMRCNEPVGPLDEPPFSAEKTGTPEGFFRDSARELFKAGRQMMDLVLTCAERGMLVENPLVGFAVYNAGLLGIYAAHFPHMDPEGMLGPKPGAAVSDHQGQVQARKGLDILREMRMRLKMARGWFRTLHRMHSYFTKVKKDVRRLSRSKYDVLSDAMEAQTNGGRGGEDFRLLEKVLADFGSVEDRLPDEEDGNFNNITAASDRATNASDTGSNAAVRSPTGEASMGDMPLDGAGGRRESWIPINNSPLPLPVSDKERRPSLPLPPGRPLQSQSPYPLPSLQHHHPHHHHPTPDGPIFNTTSTNLPSLGPAVQSPPQQYAPGPPGPGNRLQPLNSWLPSRQAPYSQSLPPINAATPHSLPLLPPPGSVNHPTATAAAAASPPMTIDGADGVPSSLPSTNLGGDDVLVFLEGCDSDQWPVTMQSEASGWLSSIWADLK; from the exons ATGCGATCCAGTATAGCCTGCGCCCGATGTCGTCGGAGCAAGATTAAATGCGTCAACGCTGGTATCGATACTACCTGTCGCGCCTGTGAATCCTCCGGTCGAGACTGCGTCTATCCTACCCCGGCTATTAGTGTTGGCGGTGCTGCCGCAATTAAGCGAGATCATGGTACTTTGTTGGATGGAGAGGTTATCAATGGTGACATCGACAGTCCGAAAAGACAGCGTTCGCGAAAGTCGGTTTCATCAGCCGCTAAAGATGCCTCGAAATCCGCCCTTGATGCCCTCGATTCGTCGATCTTGACCGTCAAGGTCTGGGAGGCGGTGTTCGATCTCTTCCAGTCACATTATGCAACTCTTCTTCCGTTCCTTCATCCGGCTACGTTTTTGGGGCAGATTCGGCAATTGTCACATAATTCGCAGCCTTCACCCCTTTCGAACGTCACGACGAATGTCAATAGTAGCAATGCGCCACAAGATAATAATCGAGACCATTCGCAAAGTCCTCCGCTTCCGAAACCCGAATTGAACCCGCTGATACCACTCGGGGTCCTGGCTTTGACGGCTCGGTTTCACCCTCAGTTGGTCGCCTATCATTCCCCATCGTCTGCCGGGAACCCATCCAATCCTTTTGTTGCTTCCGAATTCTACGCAAATGCGCTGCGCAGCCGGCTGGCCGGTCTTGATGGCGCCAGTCTTGCCGCTCCCGATCTTACCCGCGTGCAAGCGCTGTTGATGCTTGCCCTACATGAGTGGAGCATGTGCCGGGGAAAGAGTGCGTGGTTGTATGTGGGTATGGCAATCCGTATGTCGCAGGCTATGGGGCTACCATTTGAACTTGAGAACGAACTCCCTGCGCGCGACGGCCCGCGCTCCCCAGGCGGCTTCAGAACCGACTCCAAGGAACAAACATCAGACGACGTCATTGCCCAGGAAACAAAGCGCCGCACGTTCTGGGCATGCTTTACTCTAGACCGTTGCCTGAGTAGCGGTAAGTACCGGCCTCGCATGATCCGGGCCAAGAAGCTCGGAATCCAGCTTCCGAGTGACAACGCATTCGCTTTCGGCGAACGTGTCCGGACATCCCGACTCAATGAGCCTATCATGCGACGGCCCCAGAGCTTTGGTGCCCAAGGCGTGCAGATCCCTAGCATCCGCCAGAGTCTGGGGGGATTGGGTGATGAGAAACTGCAGACCAACGGCCCTTCGGACGCTATGGCGTGGTCGCCAATTTCGCGCAGGAAGGATTCTACCGAGGAGGAGATTGACCGATGGGAGATTGGGGCCGAAGAGTCGGTTTTGAGCCGGGTTATTCGGATTACTCGCGTCTGGGGGAGTATTGCCAAGTGGTCGTGTTCGGGACGACG GGCCGAGCAATATCCTCCATGGCATCCTGATTCGCGGTTCGCGAAGCTGCGTCTGATTCTGAATGAGTTCCAGGACAGCCTCTCGCGGAATCTCCAATACTCTCCGCGGAATACAGATACCCATATTATGTACAAGAATACCTTAGCATCGTATATGGTGATGCACGTGGTCTTTTTCCTTTCGGTTATTGTACTTCACCGGGCCAACCTGCCTTTTCTTCCGATGCGGTGCAATGAGCCGGTTGGGCCATTGGATGAACCACCCTTCTCTGCCGAAAAGACTGGTACCCCGGAGGGATTCTTCCGAGATAGTGCCCGGGAGTTGTTCAAAGCAGGCCGACAGATGATGGATCTCGTCTTGACGTGCGCGGAACGAGGAATGCTCGTGGAGAACCCGCTGGTTGGCTTTGCCGTCTACAATGCGGGCCTTCTCGGTATCTACGCGGCACATTTCCCACACATGGACCCTGAAGGCATGCTCGGGCCGAAGCCTGGCGCCGCGGTTTCCGATCACCAGGGCCAGGTGCAGGCGCGCAAGGGGCTTGATATCCTGCGCGAGATGCGGATGCGTCTGAAGATGGCACGTGGATGGTTCCGCACCTTGCATCGGATGCACAGCTATTTCACCAAAGTGAAGAAGGATGTGCGTCGGCTGTCGCGAAGCAAGTACGATGTGCTGTCGGACGCGATGGAGGCGCAGACCAACGGTGGTCGCGGAGGCGAGGACTTCAGACTTCTTGAAAAGGTGCTCGCTGATTTCGGTAGCGTTGAGGATCGTTTGcctgatgaggaggatggcaACTTTAACAATATCACCGCCGCCAGTGACCGGGCAACCAACGCTAGTGATACCGGCAGTAACGCAGCTGTGCGGAGTCCAACAGGCGAGGCGTCGATGGGAGATATGCCACTTGACGGGGCTGGTGGCCGTCGCGAATCATGGATTCCCATCAATAACAGTCCTCTGCCGCTACCAGTGTCAGATAAAGAACGTCGTCCCAGCCTACCTTTGCCACCCGGCCGTCCTCTCCAATCGCAATCTCCTTACCCCCTGCCATCACTgcaacaccaccaccctcaccatcaccacccgACTCCAGACGGCCCTATCTTCAACACTACATCCACGAATCTCCCATCTCTGGGGCCCGCTGTGCAGTCGCCACCCCAGCAATATGCCCCTGGTCCCCCGGGTCCAGGTAACCGTCTGCAGCCATTGAATTCATGGCTTCCATCACGGCAAGCTCCGTATTCTCAGTCTTTGCCCCCGATCAACGCAGCCACTCCGCACAGTCTGCCTTTGCTCCCTCCGCCAGGATCAGTCAACCATCCCACCGCAACAGCCGCGGCCGCAGCATCGCCCCCGATGACCATCGACGGCGCTGATGGTGTACCCAGCAGTCTGCCATCAACGAATCTCGGAGGTGACGATGTACTTGTCTTCCTGGAAGGCTGCGATAGCGACCAGTGGCCGGTTACCATGCAGTCTGAGGCCTCGGGCTGGCTCAGCAGTATCTGGGCTGATCTAAAGTGA
- a CDS encoding putative aldehyde dehydrogenase (COG:C;~EggNog:ENOG410PICX;~InterPro:IPR015590,IPR029510,IPR016161,IPR016162, IPR016163;~PFAM:PF00171;~go_function: GO:0016491 - oxidoreductase activity [Evidence IEA];~go_function: GO:0016620 - oxidoreductase activity, acting on the aldehyde or oxo group of donors, NAD or NADP as acceptor [Evidence IEA];~go_process: GO:0055114 - oxidation-reduction process [Evidence IEA]), with product MIPLIINNTDTLDPSSTNQTPTYQGATPSHTLDAISSAAAAFPSWSCTAPSHRRDLLRAVARLLHERGDELTATMQAEMHAPEVWARANVQFGIGLLEETAGLISDAMMGGIPVSQGESYAMVLKQPMGVVLGIAPWNAPVILGLRAVVAPLAAGNTVIFRGADLSPKSHYLLASLFRDAGFPPGVLNFLLNRPEDAPELYELTINHPSVRKCNFTGSTQVGRIIASKAAYALKPVLLELGGKNFALVLDDARIEEAAEEIVKGTFLNNGQICMSTDLVYVTEATAPKLEAALLNRLHKMTDKPRLISCASKSKLTFLLEDARINGATIHHPPSFPSPTEDQNDATFPPTLLTNLAPSSAFHTTESFGPLVGIVRTPDLSTAMDLITNSTYGLSASIFTSSHFTALKLAEKMRVGAVHVNGMTVHDEPTLPHGGVGESGFGRFGGKWGVEEFLEVRTVILNP from the exons ATGATCCCCCTAATAATCAACAACACCGACACCCTCGACCCTTCCTCCACAAACCAAACGCCCACATACCAAGGCGCCACCCCCTCTCACACTCTCGACGCcatctcctccgccgccgctgccTTCCCCTCCTGGTCTTGCACCGCACCCTCCCACCGCCGCGACCTCCTGCGCGCCGTCGCAAGACTCCTCCACGAGCGCGGCGATGAGCTCACCGCGACCATGCAGGCTGAAATGCACGCGCCAGAGGTGTGGGCGAGGGCGAATGTGCAGTTTGGTATAGGTCTGCTGGAGGAGACTGCGGGATTGATTTCGGATGCGATGATGGGGGGGATTCCCGTTTCGCAGGGCGAGAGTTATGCGATGGTGTTAAAGCAGCCGATGGGGGTGGTGCTGGGGATTGCGCCGTGGAATGCGCCAGTGATATTGGGGCTCAGGGCTGTTGTTGCGCCGTTGGCGGCTGGTAACACGGTCATCTTCAGG GGCGCCGATCTAAGCCCCAAATCGCACTACCTCCTCGCCTCCCTTTTCCGCGATGCAGGCTTCCCACCCGGCGTGCTGAACTTCCTCCTCAACCGCCCCGAAGACGCCCCCGAGCTCTACGAACTCACAATCAACCACCCGTCCGTGCGCAAGTGCAACTTCACCGGTTCCACGCAGGTAGGCCGGATCATCGCCTCCAAGGCCGCGTACGCACTTAAACCCGTGCTCCTCGAACTAGGCGGGAAGAACTTCGCGCTGGTTCTCGACGACGCGCGAATCGAAGAAGCCGCCGAGGAAATCGTCAAGGGCACATTCCTGAACAACGGCCAAATCTGCATGTCCACAGACCTAGTCTACGTAACCGAAGCCACCGCGCCGAAACTCGAAGCTGCGCTTCTCAACCGCTTGCACAAAATGACCGATAAACCACGCCTGATCTCATGCGCCAGCAAATCAAAACTAACATTCCTTCTCGAAGACGCGCGCATCAACGGTGCAACAATCCACCACCCCCCATCTTTCCCCTCCCCCACCGAAGACCAAAACGACGCTACCTTCCCCCCAACCCTCCTCACAAACCTCGCTCCGTCTTCGGCATTCCACACCACCGAGTCCTTCGGCCCGTTAGTCGGCATCGTCCGCACCCCGGATCTCTCCACGGCAATGGACCTAATCACAAACTCGACCTACGGTCTCTCCGCGTCAATCTTCACATCTTCACATTTCACAGCGCTGAAACTCGCTGAGAAGATGCGAGTCGGTGCCGTACATGTAAATGGGATGACGGTGCATGATGAGCCGACGTTGCCACATGGGGGCGTTGGAGAGAGCGGGTTTGGGCGGTTCGGGGGGAAGTGGGGGGTGGAGGAGTTTTTGGAGGTTAGGACTGTTATTTTGAATCCGTAG